A region of Arabidopsis thaliana chromosome 5, partial sequence DNA encodes the following proteins:
- a CDS encoding Ribosomal protein S5 domain 2-like superfamily protein (Ribosomal protein S5 domain 2-like superfamily protein; FUNCTIONS IN: structural constituent of ribosome; INVOLVED IN: translation; LOCATED IN: cytosolic small ribosomal subunit, chloroplast; EXPRESSED IN: fruit, guard cell, leaf; CONTAINS InterPro DOMAIN/s: Ribosomal protein S5 domain 2-type fold (InterPro:IPR020568), Ribosomal protein S9 (InterPro:IPR000754), Ribosomal protein S9, conserved site (InterPro:IPR020574), Ribosomal protein S5 domain 2-type fold, subgroup (InterPro:IPR014721); BEST Arabidopsis thaliana protein match is: Ribosomal protein S5 domain 2-like superfamily protein (TAIR:AT2G09990.1); Has 1807 Blast hits to 1807 proteins in 277 species: Archae - 0; Bacteria - 0; Metazoa - 736; Fungi - 347; Plants - 385; Viruses - 0; Other Eukaryotes - 339 (source: NCBI BLink).), giving the protein MATQPATESVQCFGRKKTAVAVTHCKRGSGLIKLNGCPIELFQPEILRFKIFEPVLLLGKHRFAGVNMRIRVNGGGHTSQVYAIRQSIAKALVAYYQKYVDEQSKKEIKDILVRYDRTLLVADPRRCEPKKFGGRGARSRYQKSYR; this is encoded by the coding sequence ATGGCGACTCAACCAGCTACTGAATCTGTGCAATGCTTCGGAAGGAAGAAGACCGCAGTGGCCGTCACTCACTGCAAGCGTGGATCTGGTTTGATCAAGCTCAACGGTTGCCCAATCGAGCTTTTCCAGCCTGAGATCCTCCGATTCAAGATCTTCGAGCCGGTTCTTCTCCTCGGAAAGCACCGTTTCGCTGGTGTGAACATGAGGATCCGTGTCAACGGTGGTGGTCACACATCCCAGGTTTACGCCATCCGTCAGAGTATCGCGAAGGCTCTTGTTGCGTACTACCAGAAGTATGTGGATGAGCAGTCGAAGAAGGAGATTAAGGATATCTTGGTGAGGTATGATAGGACTCTGCTTGTGGCGGATCCGAGGAGGTGTGAGCCGAAGAAGTTTGGTGGTCGTGGTGCTCGTTCTCGTTACCAGAAGAGTTACCGTTAA
- a CDS encoding disease resistance protein (TIR-NBS-LRR class) family protein (Disease resistance protein (TIR-NBS-LRR class) family; FUNCTIONS IN: transmembrane receptor activity, nucleoside-triphosphatase activity, nucleotide binding, ATP binding; INVOLVED IN: defense response; LOCATED IN: intrinsic to membrane; EXPRESSED IN: stem, inflorescence meristem, hypocotyl, flower, stamen; EXPRESSED DURING: 4 anthesis, petal differentiation and expansion stage; CONTAINS InterPro DOMAIN/s: ATPase, AAA+ type, core (InterPro:IPR003593), NB-ARC (InterPro:IPR002182), Leucine-rich repeat (InterPro:IPR001611), Toll-Interleukin receptor (InterPro:IPR000157), Disease resistance protein (InterPro:IPR000767); BEST Arabidopsis thaliana protein match is: Disease resistance protein (TIR-NBS-LRR class) family (TAIR:AT5G18350.1); Has 1807 Blast hits to 1807 proteins in 277 species: Archae - 0; Bacteria - 0; Metazoa - 736; Fungi - 347; Plants - 385; Viruses - 0; Other Eukaryotes - 339 (source: NCBI BLink).) → MAIAEVIGFFTLVCVIWYWVYKKHKNLQLKICRSSIESSSSSSSLSSPPSLSSPISRTWTHQVFPSFRGEDVRKGFLSHIQKEFKSKGIVPFIDDEMKRGESIGPGLFQAIRESKIAIVLLSKNYASSSWCLNELVEIMNCREEIGQTVMTVFYQVDPSDVRKQTGDFGKAFKKTCVGKTQEVKQRWSRALMDVANILGQDSRKWDKEADMIVKVAKDVSDVLSYTPSRDFDDYVGIRPHITRINSLLCLESSDVRMIGILGPPGIGKTTIARVLYDQISEKFQFSAFIENIRLSYWKGWHDEGNLDFPVEIMTGDRQRKLNLQRRLLSELFNQKDIQVRHLGAVQERLRDHKVLVILDGVDQLEQLTALAKETQWFGYGSRIIITTQDQRLLRAHEINHVYKVDLPATDEALQIFCLYAFGQKFPYDGFKKLAREFTALAGELPLGLRVLGSYLRGMSLEEWKNALPRLRTSLDGEIEKTLRFAYNVLSDKDKSLFLHIACLFNGCQVNHVKQWLANSSLDVNHGFEVLSNKSLISTDMGLVRMHSLLQQLGVDIVRKQSIGEPEKRQFLVDVNEISDVITDNTGTGTILGIMLHVSKIEDVLVIEETVFDRMTNLQFLILDECLRDKLNLPLGLNCLPRKIRLLRWDYCPLSIWPSKFSAKFLVELIMRANKFEKLWEGIQPLKNLKRMELGDARNLKEIPDLSNATNLESLLLSFCTSLLEIPSSIRGTTNLKELDLGGCASLVKLSSCICNATSLEELNLSACSNLVELPCALPGDSNMRSLSKLLLNGSSRLKTFPEISTNIQELNLSGTAIEEVPSSIRLWSRLDKLDMSRCKNLKMFPPVPDGISVLNLSETEIEDIPPWVENLSQLRHFVMIRCKKLDNISLSRISKMEGVHCLQITRGDEDVSGDSIVNIRWYSNFPNQWTLQSDMLQICLPELVYTSPVSLHFISNEFKTIPDCIKNLSQLHQLSFYRCHKLVSLPQLSDCLSSLDAENCVSLETIDGSFHNPDIRLNFLNCNNLNQEARELIQKSVCKHALLPSGEVPAYFIHRAIGDSVTIHLKERHLPLYLIFKASLVLFNDDEINYDYDDDDDDDYDEEVIVYGDYDSYPHSDDYTKQETMRLSCRVEGKQNGLTIQYGSSVHLLPTPHRYTEHVYIFEASFSLGECNSPEAESELVFDFKVHDYFWAIKECGLRLLELPHAHGDD, encoded by the exons ATGGCTATTGCAGAGGTGATTGGTTTCTTCACACTTGTTTGTGTAATTTGGTATTGGGTTTACAAAAAGCACAAGAATTTGCAGCTGAAGATATGCAGATCATCAAtcgagtcttcttcttcttcgtcgtcccTTTCATCTCCTCCATCTCTTTCGTCTCCTATATCTCGAACCTGGACACACCAAGTCTTTCCGAGCTTCCGCGGGGAAGACGTACGGAAAGGGTTTCTTAGTCATATCCAGAAGGAGTTCAAAAGCAAAGGAATCGTTCCCTTTATTGATGACGAAATGAAGAGAGGCGAATCGATCGGTCCGGGGCTGTTTCAGGCCATTAGAGAATCAAAGATAGCAATTGTCTTGCTCTCAAAGAACTACGCTTCGTCTAGCTGGTGCCTCAACGAATTGGTGGAGATTATGAATTGCAGGGAAGAGATTGGTCAAACGGTGATGACTGTTTTCTATCAAGTGGATCCATCTGATGTGAGAAAACAGACCGGAGATTTCGGTAAAGCCTTTAAGAAAACCTGTGTTGGCAAAACACAAGAGGTGAAGCAGAGATGGAGTCGAGCTTTGATGGACGTCGCAAACATACTCGGACAAGATTCTCGCAAATG GGATAAAGAAGCGGACATGATTGTGAAAGTTGCAAAAGATGTATCAGACGTCTTGAGCTATACGCCGTCGAGGGATTTTGATGACTATGTTGGAATCCGTCCTCATATCACAAGAATCAATTCCTTGTTATGCCTAGAGTCTAGTGATGTGAGGATGATAGGGATATTGGGTCCTCCTGGGATTGGCAAGACCACCATTGCACGAGTTTTATATGATCAAATCTCTGAAAAGTTCCAGTTTTCTGCCTTTATAGAGAACATCAGACTAAGCTACTGGAAAGGCTGGCAcgatgagggtaatttggaTTTTCCAGTTGAGATCATGACTGGAGACCGGCAAAGGAAGTTGAATTTACAAAGACGGCTTTTGTCTGAGTTATTCAACCAGAAGGATATCCAGGTTCGTCATTTAGGTGCAGTTCAGGAGAGGCTCAGGGACCACAAAGTTCTTGTCATTCTTGATGGCGTCGATCAATTAGAGCAGCTAACTGCATTGGCGAAAGAAACTCAGTGGTTCGGCTATGGAAGTAGGATTATCATCACAACACAAGATCAAAGGCTTTTGAGAGCGCATGAGATCAACCATGTTTACAAGGTGGACCTCCCTGCTACAGATGAAGCTCTCCAGATCTTCTGTCTGTATGCTTTTGGTCAAAAGTTCCCATATGATGGTTTTAAGAAACTTGCTCGGGAGTTTACTGCACTTGCAGGTGAACTTCCTCTAGGTCTAAGAGTTTTGGGATCTTATTTGCGAGGAATGTCCTTGGAGGAGTGGAAAAACGCACTACCACGGTTAAGGACTAGCCTTGACGgtgaaattgagaaaactCTAAGATTTGCCTACAATGTCTTGAGCGATAAAGataaatctctttttctccatATAGCATGTTTGTTCAACGGCTGTCAAGTTAATCATGTGAAACAGTGGCTTGCTAACAGCAGTTTGGACGTTAACCATGGCTTTGAAGTCTTGAGCAATAAGTCTCTCATATCTACAGATATGGGACTCGTACGGATGCATTCTTTGCTTCAACAACTAGGTGTTGACATTGTCCGTAAACAATCTATTGGAGAGCCTGAAAAACGTCAGTTTTTAGTTGACGTTAATGAGATTTCTGATGTTATCACCGACAATACA GGCACTGGGACTATTCTAGGCATAATGCTTCATGTCTCTAAGATCGAGGATGTATTAGTTATAGAAGAAACGGTGTTTGATAGGATGACTAATCTCCAGTTTTTAATATTGGACGAGTGTTTGAGGGATAAGTTGAACTTACCACTAGGCCTGAATTGTCTACCCCGTAAAATCAGGTTATTGCGTTGGGACTATTGTCCGTTGAGCATTTGGCCCTCTAAGTTCTCTGCAAAGTTTCTCGTTGAGCTTATCATGCGGGCgaacaaatttgaaaaactgTGGGAAGGAATTCAg CCActtaaaaatctcaaaaggATGGAGCTGGGTGACGCCAGGAACCTGAAAGAGATTCCAGATCTCTCAAATGCCACTAACCTCGAGTCattgcttctctctttttgcaCTAGTCTGTTGGAAATTCCTTCCTCTATTAGAGGCACCACTAATCTCAAGGAATTGGATCTCGGTGGTTGCGCAAGTCTGGTGAAGCTCTCTTCCTGTATTTGTAATGCCACTAGTCTCGAAGAATTGAATCTTAGTGCTTGCTCAAATTTGGTGGAGCTCCCCTGTGCTCTTCCTGGCGACAGCAATATGAGATCTCTGTCTAAACTTCTTTTGAACGGAAGCTCACGGTTGAAAACTTTTCCAGAGATCTCCACAAACATCCAAGAACTCAATCTGAGTGGTACAGCGATAGAAGAAGTGCCTTCATCGATCAGGTTGTGGTCTCGTCTCGATAAATTAGATATGTCGCGGTGCAAAAACCTGAAGATGTTTCCACCTGTTCCTGATGGAATTTCAGTGCTAAACTTGAGTGAGACAGAAATAGAAGACATTCCTCCGTGGGTCGAGAATCTCTCTCAGCTTCGACACTTCGTTATGATCAGATGCAAGAAGCTGGACAACATCTCATTATCAAGAATTTCCAAGATGGAAGGTGTTCATTGTCTGCAAATTACTCGTGGTGATGAGGATGTCTCTGGTGATTCGATAGTAAACATCAGGTGGTACTCTAACTTCCCAAACCAATGGACTTTACAGTCGGATATGTTACAAATTTGTCTGCCAGAGTTGGTTTATACTTCCCCAGTGTCCCTACACTTCATCAGTAATGAATTCAAGACTATTCCAGATTGCATCAAAAATCTTTCTCAACTACATCAGCTTTCGTTCTATAGATGCCATAAGCTTGTATCGCTGCCGCAACTTTCAGACTGCCTCTCATCTCTAGATGCAGAAAATTGTGTGTCACTTGAGACAATAGATGGCTCCTTTCACAATCCAGATATCCGTCTGAATTTTTTAAACTGCAACAACTTGAATCAAGAAGCAAGAGAACTCATCCAGAAATCGGTTTGCAAACATGCTCTGTTACCTTCTGGAGAAGTTCCTGCATACTTCATTCATCGAGCTATTGGAGATTCCGTAACAATTCATTTGAAAGAGAGGCATCTTCCtctatatttgatatttaaggCTTCTCTAGTGCTGTTCAATGACGATGAAATCAATTACGATTacgatgatgacgatgatgatgactaTGACGAGGAGGTCATAGTCTATGGTGATTATGATAGTTACCCTCATAGCGATGATTATACCAAACAGGAGACCATGAGGTTATCTTGTCGTGTCGAAGGCAAACAGAATGGCCTCACTATTCAGTATGGATCTAGTGTGCACCTTCTACCAACTCCGCATAGGTATACAGagcatgtgtatatatttgaaGCTTCTTTCTCCCTAGGCGAGTGCAACAGTCCTGAAGCAGAAAGCGAGCTTGTCTTTGACTTCAAGGTTCACGATTACTTTTGGGCGATAAAAGAGTGTGGTCTTCGACTCTTGGAGCTCCCTCATGCTCATGGAGACGATTGA
- a CDS encoding Ribosomal protein S5 domain 2-like superfamily protein (Ribosomal protein S5 domain 2-like superfamily protein; CONTAINS InterPro DOMAIN/s: Ribosomal protein S5 domain 2-type fold (InterPro:IPR020568), Ribosomal protein S9 (InterPro:IPR000754), Ribosomal protein S9, conserved site (InterPro:IPR020574), Ribosomal protein S5 domain 2-type fold, subgroup (InterPro:IPR014721); BEST Arabidopsis thaliana protein match is: Ribosomal protein S5 domain 2-like superfamily protein (TAIR:AT2G09990.1).) has product MATQPATESVQCFGRKKTAVAVTHCKRGSGLIKLNGCPIELFQPEILRFKIFEPVLLLGKHRFAGVNMRIRVNGGGHTSQVYAIRQSIAKALVAYYQKYVDEQSKKEIKDILVRFFWEYGLVRLFRFYNFCFIMLVGLW; this is encoded by the exons ATGGCGACTCAACCAGCTACTGAATCTGTGCAATGCTTCGGAAGGAAGAAGACCGCAGTGGCCGTCACTCACTGCAAGCGTGGATCTGGTTTGATCAAGCTCAACGGTTGCCCAATCGAGCTTTTCCAGCCTGAGATCCTCCGATTCAAGATCTTCGAGCCGGTTCTTCTCCTCGGAAAGCACCGTTTCGCTGGTGTGAACATGAGGATCCGTGTCAACGGTGGTGGTCACACATCCCAGGTTTACGCCATCCGTCAGAGTATCGCGAAGGCTCTTGTTGCGTACTACCAGAAGTATGTGGATGAGCAGTCGAAGAAGGAGATTAAGGATATCTTGGTGAG GTTTTTTTGGGAGTATGGACTTGTGAGActctttagattttataatttctgCTTTATTATGCTTGTTGGATTATGGTGA
- a CDS encoding Pentatricopeptide repeat (PPR) superfamily protein (Pentatricopeptide repeat (PPR) superfamily protein; CONTAINS InterPro DOMAIN/s: Pentatricopeptide repeat (InterPro:IPR002885); BEST Arabidopsis thaliana protein match is: Pentatricopeptide repeat (PPR) superfamily protein (TAIR:AT5G65820.1); Has 1807 Blast hits to 1807 proteins in 277 species: Archae - 0; Bacteria - 0; Metazoa - 736; Fungi - 347; Plants - 385; Viruses - 0; Other Eukaryotes - 339 (source: NCBI BLink).), which translates to MLLLRRYSGGSLYSILPIRASIESTIRHFNSLEPLQSSDSTPTKGDYFAAINHVVNIVRREIHPERSLNSLRLPVTSEFVFRVLRATSRSSNDSLRFFNWARSNPSYTPTSMEYEELAKSLASHKKYESMWKILKQMKDLSLDISGETLCFIIEQYGKNGHVDQAVELFNGVPKTLGCQQTVDVYNSLLHALCDVKMFHGAYALIRRMIRKGLKPDKRTYAILVNGWCSAGKMKEAQEFLDEMSRRGFNPPARGRDLLIEGLLNAGYLESAKEMVSKMTKGGFVPDIQTFNILIEAISKSGEVEFCIEMYYTACKLGLCVDIDTYKTLIPAVSKIGKIDEAFRLLNNCVEDGHKPFPSLYAPIIKGMCRNGMFDDAFSFFSDMKVKAHPPNRPVYTMLITMCGRGGKFVDAANYLVEMTEMGLVPISRCFDMVTDGLKNGGKHDLAMRIEQLEVQLRGV; encoded by the coding sequence ATGTTACTCCTTCGTCGTTATTCCGGCGGAAGTCTTTACTCGATCCTCCCTATCAGAGCCTCTATTGAATCTACTATTCGTCATTTCAACAGCCTCGAGCCTTTGCAAAGCTCTGATTCGACTCCAACTAAAGGCGATTACTTCGCCGCGATCAACCACGTTGTCAATATCGTCCGCCGCGAGATTCACCCGGAGAGATCATTGAACAGTCTCCGTCTACCTGTAACCTCCGAATTCGTGTTCAGAGTCCTCCGCGCAACTTCTCGTTCCTCCAACGATTCTCTCCGATTCTTCAATTGGGCTCGATCGAACCCTAGCTACACACCAACCTCCATGGAATATGAAGAGCTTGCTAAGTCCTTAGCTTCACATAAAAAATACGAATCGATGTGGAAGATCCTCAAACAGATGAAGGATTTGTCTCTCGACATCTCCGGTGAGACACTCTGCTTCATCATTGAGCAATACGGTAAGAACGGTCATGTAGATCAAGCCGTAGAGCTTTTCAACGGCGTCCCGAAGACTCTAGGATGTCAACAAACCGTTGATGTTTACAATTCCTTGCTCCATGCGCTTTGTGATGTGAAGATGTTCCATGGTGCTTATGCTTTGATTCGGCGAATGATTAGGAAAGGTCTCAAGCCTGATAAGCGGACATACGCTATCTTGGTTAACGGATGGTGTTCCGCTGGAAAAATGAAGGAGGCTCAAGAGTTTCTTGATGAAATGAGTAGGAGAGGGTTTAATCCACCGGCTCGTGGTCGTGATTTGCTTATTGAAGGTTTGTTGAATGCTGGTTACTTGGAATCTGCTAAAGAGATGGTGAGTAAGATGACCAAAGGAGGGTTTGTTCCTGATATTcaaacttttaatattttgattgaaGCTATATCTAAATCAGGGGAAGTTGAATTTTGCATTGAGATGTATTATACAGCTTGCAAGTTAGGTCTTTGTGTAGATATTGATACTTACAAGACACTAATACCTGCGGTTTCAAAGATTGGAAAGATTGATGAAGCGTTTCGGTTGTTGAACAATTGTGTGGAAGATGGGCATAAGCCGTTTCCGAGTTTGTATGCTCCGATAATCAAAGGAATGTGTAGGAATGGGATGTTTGATGATGCATTTAGCTTTTTTAGTGACATGAAGGTGAAGGCTCATCCGCCTAACAGGCCGGTTTATACAATGCTGATTACAATGTGTGGTCGTGGTGGGAAATTTGTGGATGCGGCTAATTACTTGGTTGAGATGACAGAGATGGGTTTGGTTCCGATATCACGGTGCTTTGATATGGTTACTGATGGGTTGAAGAATGGCGGGAAGCATGATTTGGCTATGCGAATAGAGCAGTTGGAAGTTCAGCTTAGAGGAGTTTGA
- a CDS encoding Cytokine-induced anti-apoptosis inhibitor 1, Fe-S biogenesi (Cytokine-induced anti-apoptosis inhibitor 1, Fe-S biogenesis; CONTAINS InterPro DOMAIN/s: Protein of unknown function DUF689 (InterPro:IPR007785); BEST Arabidopsis thaliana protein match is: Cytokine-induced anti-apoptosis inhibitor 1, Fe-S biogenesis (TAIR:AT5G18362.1); Has 30201 Blast hits to 17322 proteins in 780 species: Archae - 12; Bacteria - 1396; Metazoa - 17338; Fungi - 3422; Plants - 5037; Viruses - 0; Other Eukaryotes - 2996 (source: NCBI BLink).) has translation MDSMMNQKTVLAVTDDVVLPVSSVLAIMKELGKEVIESFDPLIITQASTINQFPLDASSVEAVLAISKTSDFPSDKICGEFSRILKPGGTVSVCKVLEGETGEIQQTIQRRVTLAGFLEPQCLDLKSIKLSTFSLSFGIKAKKPSWKIGSSFALKKPVTNLFKIDLDDDVDLIDEDSLLTEEDLMKPQLPVASGCETTKKACKNCVCGRAEIEEKAVKLGLTEDQIENPQSSCGSCGLGDAFRCGTCPYKGLPPFKLGEKVTLSQNFLEADI, from the exons ATG gATTCGATGATGAATCAGAAGACTGTTTTGGCTGTGACGGATGATGTGGTGTTACCTGTTAGCTCTGTTTTAGCTATAATGAAAGAGCTTGGAAAGGAAGTGATTGAGAGTTTTGATCCTCTGATTATTACTCAAGCATCCACAATAA ATCAGTTTCCTTTGGATGCTTCCTCTGTGGAGGCGGTATTAGCCATTTCCAAAACATCTGATTTCCCAAGTGATAAAATATGTGGTGAGTTCTCAAGAATCTTGAAGCCTGGCGGCACGGTTTCTGTGTGCAAAGTTTTGGAGGGTGAAACGGGAGAAATTCAACAG ACCATTCAAAGGAGAGTGACATTGGCTGGTTTTCTTGAGCCACAGTGTCTTGatttgaaatcaattaaattgTCTACGTTCAGTTTATCCTTTGGG ATTAAGGCAAAGAAACCTTCTTGGAAGATTGGTTCATCATTTGCTCTCAAAAAGCCTGTAACAAATCTCTTTAAGATTGATCTAGATGACGACGTGGATCTTATTGATGAAGATTCTCTTTTAACAGAGGAGGACTTGATGAAGCCACAGCTTCCTGTTG CCAGCGGTTGTGAGACCACTAAAAAAGCTTGCAAGAACTGCGTCTGTGGTAGAGCTGAAATTGAGGAGAAAGCTGTGAAGCTGGGCCTCACAGAGGATCAAATCGAGAATCCACAATCATCATGCGGCAGC TGTGGGCTCGGTGATGCCTTCCGCTGCGGTACATGCCCTTACAAGGGTCTGCCACCCTTCAAATTAGGCGAGAAG GTAACCCTATCTCAAAACTTCCTTGAAGCTGACATATAA
- a CDS encoding Ribosomal protein S5 domain 2-like superfamily protein (Ribosomal protein S5 domain 2-like superfamily protein; FUNCTIONS IN: structural constituent of ribosome; INVOLVED IN: translation; LOCATED IN: cytosolic small ribosomal subunit, chloroplast; EXPRESSED IN: guard cell, leaf; CONTAINS InterPro DOMAIN/s: Ribosomal protein S9 (InterPro:IPR000754), Ribosomal protein S5 domain 2-type fold (InterPro:IPR020568), Ribosomal protein S9, conserved site (InterPro:IPR020574), Ribosomal protein S5 domain 2-type fold, subgroup (InterPro:IPR014721); BEST Arabidopsis thaliana protein match is: Ribosomal protein S5 domain 2-like superfamily protein (TAIR:AT2G09990.1); Has 4068 Blast hits to 4068 proteins in 1376 species: Archae - 233; Bacteria - 2160; Metazoa - 300; Fungi - 166; Plants - 140; Viruses - 0; Other Eukaryotes - 1069 (source: NCBI BLink).) → MATQPATESVQCFGRKKTAVAVTHCKRGSGLIKLNGCPIELFQPEILRFKIFEPVLLLGKHRFAGVNMRIRVNGGGHTSQVYAIRQSIAKALVAYYQKYVDEQSKKEIKDILVRYDRTLLVADPRRCELFRFYNFCFIMLVGLW, encoded by the exons ATGGCGACTCAACCAGCTACTGAATCTGTGCAATGCTTCGGAAGGAAGAAGACCGCAGTGGCCGTCACTCACTGCAAGCGTGGATCTGGTTTGATCAAGCTCAACGGTTGCCCAATCGAGCTTTTCCAGCCTGAGATCCTCCGATTCAAGATCTTCGAGCCGGTTCTTCTCCTCGGAAAGCACCGTTTCGCTGGTGTGAACATGAGGATCCGTGTCAACGGTGGTGGTCACACATCCCAGGTTTACGCCATCCGTCAGAGTATCGCGAAGGCTCTTGTTGCGTACTACCAGAAGTATGTGGATGAGCAGTCGAAGAAGGAGATTAAGGATATCTTGGTGAGGTATGATAGGACTCTGCTTGTGGCGGATCCGAGGAGGTGTGA ActctttagattttataatttctgCTTTATTATGCTTGTTGGATTATGGTGA